In one Bacillus thuringiensis genomic region, the following are encoded:
- a CDS encoding MDR family MFS transporter: protein MPRKVWLLVAGMIINVTGASFLWPFNTIYLHDHLGKSLSVAGMVLMINSLTGVIGNLLGGVLFDKWGGYKSTLVGIVITLVSILGLVFFHGWPLYVVWLALIGFGSGMVFPSMYAMVGTVWPEGGRRAFNAMYVGQNVGIAIGTACGGLVASYRFDYIFLANFILYFVFFLIAFIGFRGMEDKKEPGVQKEVETKKGWSLTPGFKALLIVCVAYALCWVTYVQWQGAIATHMQELNISLRHYSLLWTINGAMIVCAQPLVSMLIRWMKRSLKQQIMIGIFIFAASFIVLSQAQQFTMFLVAMVTLTIGELFVWPAVPTIANILAPKDKLGFYQGVVNSAATVGKMFGPVVGGAIVDLYNMEVLFIAIMVMLVIALIATSIYDKRVKVEETVEEKIAV from the coding sequence ATGCCAAGGAAAGTATGGCTATTAGTAGCTGGGATGATTATTAATGTCACGGGTGCTTCTTTTTTATGGCCTTTTAATACAATTTATTTGCATGATCACTTAGGAAAATCTTTATCTGTGGCCGGAATGGTATTAATGATTAACTCGCTTACTGGTGTAATCGGAAACTTGCTCGGCGGTGTTTTATTTGATAAATGGGGCGGTTATAAATCAACTTTAGTAGGGATTGTGATTACACTTGTATCAATTTTAGGTCTAGTGTTCTTCCACGGTTGGCCTTTATACGTTGTGTGGCTAGCGTTAATCGGCTTCGGTTCTGGAATGGTCTTCCCATCGATGTATGCGATGGTCGGTACAGTTTGGCCAGAGGGCGGAAGACGAGCATTTAATGCGATGTATGTTGGACAAAACGTTGGTATTGCGATTGGAACAGCGTGTGGTGGATTAGTTGCTTCGTATCGTTTTGATTATATTTTCTTAGCGAACTTTATTTTATACTTTGTTTTCTTCTTAATTGCTTTTATTGGATTCCGTGGTATGGAAGACAAGAAGGAGCCAGGAGTACAAAAAGAAGTCGAAACAAAAAAAGGTTGGTCACTTACACCTGGATTTAAAGCACTTCTTATCGTGTGTGTAGCATATGCTTTATGCTGGGTTACATACGTACAGTGGCAAGGTGCAATTGCAACACATATGCAAGAATTAAACATTAGTCTTCGTCATTATAGTTTATTATGGACGATAAACGGAGCAATGATCGTTTGTGCGCAACCACTTGTTAGTATGCTAATTCGCTGGATGAAGCGTTCTTTAAAACAGCAAATTATGATTGGGATTTTCATTTTTGCGGCGTCATTCATTGTGTTAAGCCAAGCGCAGCAATTTACGATGTTCCTCGTTGCGATGGTAACATTAACAATTGGTGAGTTATTTGTATGGCCTGCGGTTCCAACGATTGCAAATATACTTGCACCAAAAGATAAATTAGGTTTTTATCAAGGGGTTGTAAATAGTGCGGCGACTGTAGGGAAAATGTTCGGGCCGGTCGTTGGCGGAGCAATTGTGGATTTATACAATATGGAAGTATTGTTTATAGCAATCAT